The following DNA comes from Streptomyces globosus.
GGCCGCCCAGCCGGAGAAGCCCTTGCGGCCCACCGCCTCGGCCGCGGTCCAGCCCAGGATCCGCTCGGCCTCGCGGTTCCAGTGGGTGACCACGCCGTCGGCGTCGAACGCGCACAGGGCGGCGTCCATCCCGTCCAGCAGCGCGGCAAGCAGATCGTGGGTCGGTTGTCCGGAAGCACTCACCTGGCACCCCCGCAGGTGTTTCGCGTGTGCGGCACGTCAGATCATTGAACTGGAACGTGACGCAGCCCACACCGCATTCCCCGAATCGTCCCGAAAGAAATCGGTTGAGACCCCGGCGGGAGCGTCCTAGTGTCTGCGGTACACGAGAAGGGAGGTGGTTCCGGAAATGTACGACTACCGGACGCGTGAGGTGACTGCGGGCTAGGGCCCGTCGTCGCAACGCACCCAGTGCGGTGCCCGGCGGACAACGCCCGGCGCCAAACCACAGCAGTCACCCGACCCGCGGGCTCGCCGGCACGTCCGGCCGGCTCCTCTCACTGCAGGAGAGGACGGAGCCCGCGGGTCGCCTGCGTTTCCGCACGCCCGCGGCCCGGCGCGGCCCCGCGGCCGCGGCCCCTTACGGGCACAGGCGCTCGATGCGCCAGCCCGACCCCGCCCGGACGTAGTGCAGCCGGTCGTGCAGCCGGTTCTCGTGGCCCTGCCAGAACTCCACCTCGTCGGGCGCGACCCGGATCCCGCCCCACTCCGTCGGCACGGGGACCTGCTCGCCCTCCGGATACCGGGCCGCGAGCTCCGCGTACCGCCGGTCCAGCTCGGCCCGCGAGGGGATCACCCGGGACTGCTCGCTCGCCCAGGCGCCCAGCTGCGAGCCGTGCGGCCGCGACCGGAAGTAGGCCGCGGTCTCGTCGCGGCCCACCCGGGCCGCAGTGCCGGTGACGATGACCTGCCGGGCGATCGGGTGCCACGGGAAGAGCAGCGAGACCTGCGGGTTCGCGTCGATCTCGCGGCCCTTGCGGGAGCCGTAGTTCGTGTAGAAGACGAAGCCCCGCGCGTCGAACTGCTTCAGCAGCACCGTCCGCGAGCTGGGCCGGCCCGCGGCGTCCGCGGTGGAGACGACCATCGCGTTCGGCTCGAACAGGTGCGAGTCGGCTGCCTGCCGGAACCACAGGGCGAACTGCCGCATGGGGTCCTCGTCGAGGCCGTCCTCCAGGACGATCTCGGAACGGTACTGCTTGCGCATGGTGGAGGGATCAAGGTCCATGTCGGTCACGCATGCCATCCTGCCGCAAGGGTGCTCCTGCGAGTGTGCCGTATGTCACGCTTCCGCCCGGGATCCGGAGCCGCCAAAATCTTGGGGCCGGTCGCCAGGCCCCCCGCGGGTGGGCGCCGGCCGTACCGGGCATCAACGGGGATGACCGCGCCGGACCGCGAGGCACGCCGGCAACCGCGTGTGTCCGCACTATCTGAGGAGCCGCCTGATGTCCGACTTCGTACCCGGGCTCGAGGGAGTCGTCGCGTTCGAAACGGAGATCGCCGAACCCGACAAGGAAGGCGGAGCCCTCCGCTACCGGGGTGTCGACATCGAGGACCTGGTGGGCCACGTCTCCTTCGGGAACGTGTGGGGCCTGCTGGTCGACGGGGCGTTCAACCCCGGCCTGCCGCCCGCCGAGCCCTTCCCGATCCCGGTCCACTCCGGCGACATCCGCGTCGACGTGCAGTCCGCGCTGGCCATGCTCGCCCCCGTCTGGGGGCTGAAACCGCTCCTCGACATCGACGAGCGGACCGCCCGCGACAACCTGGCCCGCGCCGCCGTCATGGCCCTGTCGTACGTGGCCCAGTCCGCGCGCGGGCAGGGCCTGCCGATGGTCCCGCAGCGGGAGATCGACAAGGCCGAGTCCGTCGTCGAGCGGTTCATGATCCGCTGGCGGGGCGAGCCGGACCCGCGGCACGTCAAGGCCGTCGACGCCTACTGGACCTCCGCCGCCGAGCACGGCATGAACGCCTCCACCTTCACCGCGCGCGTCATCGCCTCCACCGGCGCGGACGTCGCGGCCGCCCTGTCGGGTGCCGTCGGCGCCATGTCGGGGCCGCTGCACGGCGGGGCGCCGTCCCGCGTGCTCGGCATGATCGAGGAGATCGAGCGCACCGGCGACGCCGTCGCCTACGTGAAGAAGGCCCTCGACAAGGGCGAGCGGCTGATGGGCTTCGGCCACCGCGTCTACCGCGCCGAGGACCCGCGCGCCCGCGTCCTGCGGCGCACCGCCAAGGAGCTGGACGCCCCCCGCTACGAGGTGGCCGCCGCGCTGGAGAAGGCCGCCCTGGAGGAGCTGCACGCCCGCCGCCCCGACCGGGTGCTCGCCACGAACGTGGAGTTCTGGGCGGCGATCATGCTGGACTTCGCGGAGGTCCCGGCGCACATGTTCACCTCGATGTTCACCTGCGCCCGCACCGCGGGCTGGTCCGCGCACATCCTGGAGCAGAAGCGCACGGGCCGCCTGGTCCGCCCGTCCGCCCGCTACACCGGCCCGGGCAGGCGCAACCCGCAGGAGATCGAGGGCTACGCGGACATCGCCAGGACGGCCTGACCGCGACCCGCCCCGGGCGGCGGGCGGCGGGCGGGGCCGGCCGCCCGTCAGCCCAGGGCGGCGTCCAGGATGCGGGTCCACTGGGCGACCACCCGGGCGCGGCGGCCCGCGTCGTCGGTGAGGACGTTCGCCAGGCCCAGCCCGCGGGCCATGTCGAGGAAGCCCTGCACGGTCTCCCGTACGCCCGGCACCGACTCGTCCGCGCCCAGCAGCTGGACGGCCATCCGGTGCGTCTCCCGGCCCAGGCGCGCCTCCAGCCCGGCGACGCGGGGCCGCAGCTGCTCCTCGTGGGAGGCGGCGACCCACAGCTGGAGGGCGGCCCGGAACATCGGCCCGGTGTAGAGGTCGACCAGCGCCTCCACCACGGCGGCGCGGCCGCCGGGGCCTCCGCCCGCGGCCTCGGCGCGCCGCCGCTCGCGCAGCAGGGCGGCCGAGCGCTCCTCCGCCATGAACTCGACGGCCGCGGTGAAGAGGTCCTCACGGGTGCGGAAGTGGTGCTGGGCGGCGCCGCGGGAGACGCCGGCCCGCTCGGCGACGACGGCGACCGTGGAGCCGGCCCAGCCGTGTTCGGCGAGGCAGGTGATGGCGGCGTCCAGGAGGTGGCGGCGGGTGACGCGGCTGCGGGCCTGCTTCGGCTCGTTCCCGGGCCGGTCGTCGGGCGGGCCCTCCGCCGGCGCCGCTGCCGTGGCCGCGGCCGGCGTGCCGGTCACAGCGCCCACACCGGGTCGCGGCGCTCCATGCGGGCGGTGATGCCCTCGCGGGCCTCCGCGGAGCCGAAATGCCGGGCCGACAGCTCCGCCAGGGCCGCCCCGTCGGCGGCCAGCGCCGCCCGTACGGGGGCGGTGACGAGCCGCTTGGTCGCGGCGAGGGCCTCGGGGCCGGCCTTGCGGAAGCCGTCCAGGACCGGGGCGAGTGCCTCGTCGACGTCCTCGCCGTGCACGGTGAGCAGGCCGATGCGGGCCGCCTCGGCGGCGTCGAAGGGCTCGCCGGTCAGCAGGTAGCGGGCCGCGGCGCGCGGTTCCAGGCGGGGCAGCAGCGGCGCCGAGATCACCGCGGGGACGATGCCGAGGCGGGTCTCGGTGAAGGCGTACGTGGACTGCGGCCCGGCCGCGGCGACGTCGCAGACGCCGAGCAGGCCGAGGCCGCCCGCGCGGACGTGCCCGGTGACGCGGGCCGCGACGGGCCGGGGCAGTTCGGCGATCTCGCGGAGCAGGGCGAGGAAGTCGGCGGGGTCGCAGGGGTTCTTCAGGTCGGCTCCGGCGCAGAACGTGCCACCGGTGTGGGTGAGGACGACGGCGCGGACGGCCGGGTCGGCGGCGGCCGCGGCGAGCGCCGCGCGCAGCCCGGCCACGAGGGGGGCCGAGAGGGCGTTGCGGTTGGCCGGGGAGTCGAGGGCCAGGGTGGTGATGCCGTGTGCGTGCGCGGCGGTGACGAGGGCGTCGTCCTGCATGCCGCTCCTTTCGTGCGGGTCCGGTTCCGGCCGGGCCGGGCGGCGGCCGCGGGCCGCGGGCCGCCGCCCGGGTCGGTGCTGTCAGTACGACTTCGGCAGGCCGAGGGTCTGGTGCGAGACGAAGTTGAGGATCATCTCGCGGCTGACGGGGGCGATGCGGGCCACCCGGGAGGCGGTGACCAGGGAGGCCAGGCCGTACTCGCGGGTGAGGCCGTTGCCGCCCAGGGTGTGGACCGCCTGGTCCACGGCCTTCACACAGGCCTCGGCAGCAGCGTACTTCGCCATGTTGGCGGCCTCTCCGGCAGCCGCGTCGTCGCCGGCGTCGTAGAGGCGGGCGGCCTTCTGCATCATCAGGCGGGCCAGTTCGAGTTCGATGTGGGCGGCGGCGAGGGGGTGCGCGATGGCCTGGTGGGCGCCGATCGGCTCCGTCCACACCTGCCGGGTGCGGGCGTACTCGACGGCCCGGGCCAGGGCGTGGCGGCCGATGCCGACGGCGAACGCGGCGGTCATGATGCGCTCGGGGTTGAGGCCGGCGAAGAGCTGGAGGAGGCCCGTGTCGGGGGCTTCGGCCTGGCCGCCGCCGGTGTCGTCGGCGCCGACGAGTGCGGCGGCGGGCAGCCGCACCTCGTCCAGGACGAGCTCGAACTGCTTCTCCGCCGCCCGCAGTTCCATGTCGATGGGCGAGCGGGAGAAGCCGGGGGCGTCGCGGTCGACGATGAACAGGCAGGGCTTCAGCCGGCCGGTCCGGGCATCCTCGGTGCGGCCCACGATCAGGGTGGCGTCGGCGAGGTCCACGCCGGAGACGAACACCTTGCGGCCGGTCAGCACCCAGTCGGAGCCGTCGCGGCGGGCGGTGGTGGTGATGCGGTGGGAGTTGGAGCCGGCGTCGGGCTCGGTGATGCCGAAGGCCATCATGCGGCTGCCGTCGGCGAGTCCGGGCAGCCAGGCCTGCTTCTGGGCCGGGGTGCCGAAGCGGGAGATGACGGTGCCGCAGATGGCCGGGGAGACGACCATCATCAGCAGCGGGCAGCCGGCGGCGCCGAGTTCCTCCAGGACGATGGACAGCTCGGCGATGCCGCCGCCCCCGCCGCCGTACTCCTCGGGCAGGTTGACGCCGAGGTAGCCGAGCTTGGCGGCGTCGGCCCACAGTTCGGCGGGCCGGCCGCCCTCCTCGGTGATGCGGGCGTGGTAGTCGCGGCCGTAGCGCTGCCCGAGGGCGGCGACGGCGGCGCGCAGCGCGCGGTGCTCTTCGGTTTCCGCGGCGGGCGCGGTGGCGGGGCTCATGGGCGGGGTTCCTCCTCCTGGACCACGGCGAGCAGGGCGCCGACCTCGACCTGGTGGCCGGGGCGGGCGTGGAGTGCGGTGAGCGTGCCGGAGGCGGGGGAGGTGACGCGGTGCTCCATCTTCATGGCCTCCAGCCAGAGCAGGGGCTGCCCGGCGGTGACGGTGTCGCCCGGCGCGAGGCCTTCGGCGACGCGGACGACGGTGCCGGGCATGGGGGCGAGCAGGGAGCCGGGCGGGGTCGCGTCCTCGGGCTCGGCGAACCGGGGGACGGGGGTGAGGGTGTGGGAGGCGGGGGCGTCGCTGCCGGGGGCGGGGGCGGTGTCGACCCAGACCTCGCCCGCGCCGTCGAGCCGGTCCGGCCCGCCGTCCGCTCCCCGGTCCGGCCCGCGGTCCGGCCGGTGCGCGACGTGGAAGACGCGGCGGACGCCGTCCGCTTCGAGGACGACGCGGTCCGGTGCGGCGCCCAGGACGCGGACGTCCGGCAGGTCCGGGAACTGCGGCGGCCCGCCGCGGACGGGCAGGTAGCGGACCTCGTGCTCGGTGTCCCCGATGCGGTAGCGGCGGGACTGCGGGCCGGAGCGGATGTTGCGCCAGCCGCCCAGGCGGGCGGCGAGCGGGGCGCCGGCGGCGGGTGCGGCGGCGGCGAGCGCGGCGGCCGCGGCGGCGAGGGCGGCGGCCCGGCCGGCGTCGGGGGCGGGCGCGGTGAGCGCGGCGAGGTGGCGGTCGTAGAAGCCGGTGTCGGGGGTGGAGGCGGTGAACTCCGGGTGGCGCAGGGTGCGTACGAGGAGGTCGCGGTTGGTGGCGACGCCGTGGATCCGGGCGCCGGCCAGGGCCCGGGCGAGGGTGCGGACGGCTTCGGCGCGGGTCGGGGCGTGGGCGACGACCTTGGCGAGCATCGGGTCGTAGTGGACGCCGACCCGGTCGCCCGCGGCGTACCCGGCGTCGACGCGGACCGCGGCGGTCCCGGCGGGGCCGCCGGCGGCGGCCGGTACGGGTACGGGTGCGGCGGCCGCCGGGATGTCGAAGGCGGCCAGGGTGCCGGCCTGCGGGCGCCAGTCCTGCGCCGGGTCCTCCGCGTACAGGCGGGCCTCGACGGCGTGTCCGGCGGGCTCGGGCGGCTCCGGCGGGAGGGCCGCGCCCTCGGCGATGCGGATCTGGAGGGCGACGAGGTCGACGCCGTGGACGGCCTCGGTGACGGGGTGCTCGACCTGGAGGCGGGTGTTCATCTCCAGGAAGTACGGGCGCCCGTCGGCGGCGAGCAGGAACTCGACCGTGCCCGCCCCCCGGTAGCCGACGGCCCGGGCGGCCGCGGCGGCCGCCTCGTGCAGGGTGCGGCGCAGGGCGTCGGGGAGGCCGGGCGCCGGGGCCTCCTCGACGACCTTCTGGTGGCGGCGCTGGAGCGAGCAGTCGCGGGTGCCGAGCGCCCACACGGTGCCGTGCCCGTCGGCGAGGACCTGCACCTCCACGTGGCGGCCGCGCTCGACGTACGGCTCGGCGAAGACCTCGCCGTCGCCGAACGCGGACCGGGCCTCGGCTGCTGCCGCGTCGAGCGCGGGCTTCAGCGCGTCGAGGTCGCGGACGACGCGCATGCCGCGACCGCCGCCGCCCGCGGCGGCCTTCAGCAGCAGCGGCAGGTCGGCGGCGGTGGCCGCCGCCGGGTCGACGGGGTCGAGGAGCGGCACCCCGGCGGCCCGCATCAGCTCCTTGGCGCGGGTCTTCGAGGCCATCGCCTCGATCGCGTCGGGCGGCGGGCCGATCCAGGCCAGGCCGGCGGCCAGGACGTCGCGGGCGAAGGCGGCGTTCTCGGAGAGGAAGCCGTAGCCGGGGTGGACGGCGTCCGCGCCGGCGGCCCGCGCCGCCGCGACGAGGAGGTCGCCGCGCAGGTAGGTGTCGGCCGGGGCGGCGCCCGGCAGGCGTACGGCCGCGTCGGCCTCGCGGACGTGCAGGGCTCCGGCGTCGGGGTCGGAGTGGACGGCGACGGTCGCGAGGCCCATGGCGCGGGCCGTGCGGAAGACGCGGACGGCGATCTCGCCGCGGTTCGCGACGAGGACGGAGGTGATCGGCACGGTCGTGGTCGTGGTCATGGGTCGGTCACTCACATCCGGAAGACGCCGAAGCCGCCGCGGGCGCCCTCGACGGGGGCGTTGTGGACGGCCGAGAGGCACAGGCCGAGGACGGTGCGGGTGTCGCGGGGGTCGATGACCCCGTCGTCGTACAGCCGCCCGGAGAGGA
Coding sequences within:
- the pdxH gene encoding pyridoxamine 5'-phosphate oxidase; this translates as MACVTDMDLDPSTMRKQYRSEIVLEDGLDEDPMRQFALWFRQAADSHLFEPNAMVVSTADAAGRPSSRTVLLKQFDARGFVFYTNYGSRKGREIDANPQVSLLFPWHPIARQVIVTGTAARVGRDETAAYFRSRPHGSQLGAWASEQSRVIPSRAELDRRYAELAARYPEGEQVPVPTEWGGIRVAPDEVEFWQGHENRLHDRLHYVRAGSGWRIERLCP
- a CDS encoding citrate synthase 2, whose amino-acid sequence is MSDFVPGLEGVVAFETEIAEPDKEGGALRYRGVDIEDLVGHVSFGNVWGLLVDGAFNPGLPPAEPFPIPVHSGDIRVDVQSALAMLAPVWGLKPLLDIDERTARDNLARAAVMALSYVAQSARGQGLPMVPQREIDKAESVVERFMIRWRGEPDPRHVKAVDAYWTSAAEHGMNASTFTARVIASTGADVAAALSGAVGAMSGPLHGGAPSRVLGMIEEIERTGDAVAYVKKALDKGERLMGFGHRVYRAEDPRARVLRRTAKELDAPRYEVAAALEKAALEELHARRPDRVLATNVEFWAAIMLDFAEVPAHMFTSMFTCARTAGWSAHILEQKRTGRLVRPSARYTGPGRRNPQEIEGYADIARTA
- a CDS encoding TetR/AcrR family transcriptional regulator yields the protein MTGTPAAATAAAPAEGPPDDRPGNEPKQARSRVTRRHLLDAAITCLAEHGWAGSTVAVVAERAGVSRGAAQHHFRTREDLFTAAVEFMAEERSAALLRERRRAEAAGGGPGGRAAVVEALVDLYTGPMFRAALQLWVAASHEEQLRPRVAGLEARLGRETHRMAVQLLGADESVPGVRETVQGFLDMARGLGLANVLTDDAGRRARVVAQWTRILDAALG
- a CDS encoding enoyl-CoA hydratase family protein, with the translated sequence MQDDALVTAAHAHGITTLALDSPANRNALSAPLVAGLRAALAAAAADPAVRAVVLTHTGGTFCAGADLKNPCDPADFLALLREIAELPRPVAARVTGHVRAGGLGLLGVCDVAAAGPQSTYAFTETRLGIVPAVISAPLLPRLEPRAAARYLLTGEPFDAAEAARIGLLTVHGEDVDEALAPVLDGFRKAGPEALAATKRLVTAPVRAALAADGAALAELSARHFGSAEAREGITARMERRDPVWAL
- a CDS encoding acyl-CoA dehydrogenase family protein, whose protein sequence is MSPATAPAAETEEHRALRAAVAALGQRYGRDYHARITEEGGRPAELWADAAKLGYLGVNLPEEYGGGGGGIAELSIVLEELGAAGCPLLMMVVSPAICGTVISRFGTPAQKQAWLPGLADGSRMMAFGITEPDAGSNSHRITTTARRDGSDWVLTGRKVFVSGVDLADATLIVGRTEDARTGRLKPCLFIVDRDAPGFSRSPIDMELRAAEKQFELVLDEVRLPAAALVGADDTGGGQAEAPDTGLLQLFAGLNPERIMTAAFAVGIGRHALARAVEYARTRQVWTEPIGAHQAIAHPLAAAHIELELARLMMQKAARLYDAGDDAAAGEAANMAKYAAAEACVKAVDQAVHTLGGNGLTREYGLASLVTASRVARIAPVSREMILNFVSHQTLGLPKSY
- a CDS encoding biotin carboxylase N-terminal domain-containing protein, whose product is MTTTTTVPITSVLVANRGEIAVRVFRTARAMGLATVAVHSDPDAGALHVREADAAVRLPGAAPADTYLRGDLLVAAARAAGADAVHPGYGFLSENAAFARDVLAAGLAWIGPPPDAIEAMASKTRAKELMRAAGVPLLDPVDPAAATAADLPLLLKAAAGGGGRGMRVVRDLDALKPALDAAAAEARSAFGDGEVFAEPYVERGRHVEVQVLADGHGTVWALGTRDCSLQRRHQKVVEEAPAPGLPDALRRTLHEAAAAAARAVGYRGAGTVEFLLAADGRPYFLEMNTRLQVEHPVTEAVHGVDLVALQIRIAEGAALPPEPPEPAGHAVEARLYAEDPAQDWRPQAGTLAAFDIPAAAAPVPVPAAAGGPAGTAAVRVDAGYAAGDRVGVHYDPMLAKVVAHAPTRAEAVRTLARALAGARIHGVATNRDLLVRTLRHPEFTASTPDTGFYDRHLAALTAPAPDAGRAAALAAAAAALAAAAPAAGAPLAARLGGWRNIRSGPQSRRYRIGDTEHEVRYLPVRGGPPQFPDLPDVRVLGAAPDRVVLEADGVRRVFHVAHRPDRGPDRGADGGPDRLDGAGEVWVDTAPAPGSDAPASHTLTPVPRFAEPEDATPPGSLLAPMPGTVVRVAEGLAPGDTVTAGQPLLWLEAMKMEHRVTSPASGTLTALHARPGHQVEVGALLAVVQEEEPRP